A window from Triticum aestivum cultivar Chinese Spring chromosome 6D, IWGSC CS RefSeq v2.1, whole genome shotgun sequence encodes these proteins:
- the LOC123141780 gene encoding probable carboxylesterase 15, whose protein sequence is MSSLSSSSASASAPPPHVVEDCLGVVQLLSDGTVTRPTRSFLSDPPVHDVRRDLPVQWKDVVYDEAHRLRLRMYRPTTSIGLAGGGEKKLPVLVYFHGGGFCIASFEHPSFHVVALRIAHDLPAIVLSADYRLAPEHRLPAAHHDAETVLSWLHRHAVAGSAADAWLAESADFGRVFVWGDSSGGNISHHIAVRYGSGGLDINPVRIAGCVLLGPYFGGEERMASEACSPADVLMSLALFDQMWRLALPAGATRDHPAANPFGPESAPLDDVAFPPVLVLNAEHDLLRDRTADYVARLKAMGKPVELVEFDGQEHAFFVYEPWGAAADGLIRVVRQFVHGGAPDTAAALSGSPELHSTNFFFRHF, encoded by the coding sequence ATGTCGTCGTTATCTTCGTCGTCCGCCTCAGCCTCGGCGCCGCCGCCTCACGTGGTCGAGGACTGCCTCGGCGTCGTGCAGCTCCTCAGCGACGGCACGGTGACGCGTCCCACGCGAAGCTTCCTTTCTGACCCCCCGGTGCATGACGTCCGCCGCGACCTGCCCGTCCAGTGGAAGGACGTTGTCTACGACGAGGCCCACCGCCTCCGGCTCCGCATGTACAGGCCTACGACATCCATCGGCCTTGCCGGCGGAGGCGAGAAGAAGCTTCCGGTGCTCGTCTACTTCCACGGCGGCGGCTTCTGCATCGCCAGTTTCGAGCACCCCAGCTTCCATGTCGTGGCCCTTCGGATCGCCCACGACCTCCCGGCCATCGTGCTCTCCGCGGACTACCGCCTCGCCCCGGAGCACCGCCTCCCCGCGGCCCACCACGACGCGGAGACCGTCCTCTCGTGGTTACACCGCCACGCCGTGGCCGGCTCCGCTGCCGACGCGTGGCTCGCCGAGTCGGCTGACTTTGGACGAGTGTTCGTCTGGGGCGACTCGTCCGGTGGCAACATCTCTCACCACATCGCCGTCCGGTACGGCTCCGGCGGCCTCGATATAAACCCGGTGCGTATCGCCGGGTGTGTCCTGCTCGGTCCGTACTTCGGCGGGGAGGAGAGGATGGCGTCGGAGGCGTGTTCGCCTGCCGACGTGCTCATGAGCCTTGCGCTGTTCGACCAGATGTGGCGGCTAGCGCTGCCGGCGGGGGCGACGAGGGACCACCCGGCGGCGAACCCATTTGGCCCCGAGAGCGCGCCGCTCGATGACGTCGCGTTCCCACCGGTGCTCGTCCTGAACGCCGAGCATGACCTGCTGCGTGACCGGACCGCGGACTACGTCGCGAGGCTGAAGGCCATGGGGAAACCCGTGGAGCTGGTGGAGTTCGATGGGCAGGAGCACGCATTCTTCGTCTACGAGCCATGGGGCGCCGCGGCGGACGGGCTGATCCGAGTGGTGCGGCAGTTCGTGCACGGCGGCGCGCCGGACACGGCGGCTGCCTTGTCTGGAAGTCCCGAATTACATAGTACTAATTTTTTTTTCAGACATTTTTAG